CAATCCCTTTTCCATGGCTTTCCAAGCTAAGGTAGCACACTTGATTCGGGCTGGGAATTTAGAGACACCTTGTAGGGCTTCAATATCCCCAAGGTCCATCTCATCGTCGTATTCTTTTCCCTGGATCATTAAGGAAAAAGTCTCGGATAACGCTAGGGCAGTATCCACGTCTTTGCCCTTAATGGCTTGAGTCATCATGGAAGCCGAGCTCATGGATATCGAACAACCATCACCATCGAATTTAACATCGCTGACCTTGCCATCTTCAATCTTCATCGTTAAACGAATCCGATCGCCGCAAGTTGGATTATTCATATCGATTGTCATGCTGCCATCCTCTAGCATGCCCTTATTACGCGGTTTCTTATAGTGATCCATAATGACTTGTCGGTAAAGTGTATCTAGGTTATCAAAAGACATTACTGAAATACTCCTTCGTTTTAACAAGCCCGGATACGAGCTTATCAATATCTTCTTCCGTGTTATATAGATAGAAACTTGCTCTTGCCGTCGATGATACGTCAAGCCATTTCATTAATGGCTGTGCGCAATGATGACCGGCACGGACAGCAATTCCATCTGCATCAAGAACGGTAGCGACATCATGTGGATGTACGTCATTAATATTAAAGGTTATTACACCCGCACGCTTTTCTGCATCTTTAGGACCGAATATGGTCAGCCCTTCGACTGCTGACATTTTTTCCATTGCATAAGCAGCGAGCTTATGTTCATGCCGTTCAATATTATCCAAGCCGATTTCTTCCAAGAAATCAATTGCAGCACCAAGGCCGATGGCGCCGGCAATGATTGGGGTACCGCCTTCGAATTTCCACGGGAGTTCTTTCCATGTAGACTCCTGCAAACCTACAAAATCGATCATCTCTCCGCCGAATTCAATCGGCTCCATTTTTTCCAGAAGTTCTTTTTTGCCATATAATACGCCGATACCTGTTGGACCGACCATTTTATGTCCTGAGAAGGCAAAGAAATCACAATCCAGATCACGGACATCCACTTTTAGGTGCGGCGTGCTTTGCGCACCGTCGACTACCATTACAGCACCGTGTTCATGGGCAATTTTCGCGATTTCCTTCACAGGATTGATAACACCAAGTACATTCGAAACCTGCATGATGGAAACGATTTTCGTTGCGTCCGTAATTGTTGCCCTAACATCCTCAAGGGAAATCGTGCAGTCCTCTTGAAGCGGAATATACTTCAGTACAGCGCCTTTTTCTTTGGCAAGCTGCTGCCACGGAATGATATTACTATGATGCTCCATATAGGAGATGACGATTTCGTCACCCTCTTTAATATTTGCACCACCGTAACTTCTTGCTACAGTATTTAAAGAAGTCGTTGTGCCTCTTGTAAAGATGATTTCTTCTGTAGAAGAAGCATTAATGAATTTACGTACCTTTTCACGTGCACCTTCATACGCATCCGTAGCTTTTGTTCCAAGTGTATGCACCCCGCGGTGAACATTCGAGTTGTATCCGCGGTAATATTGCTCAATCGCTTCAATCACTGCAGCCGGTTTTTGAGAGGTTGCAGCACTATCTAAATAAACTAATGGCTGACCATTGACTTCTTGATCTAATATCGGAAAAAGCTTACGAATTTCGTATGGGTTCATTACTGTACTTTCCTTTCAATGACCGCTACTAATTGTTTTTTAACTCCCTCAATTGGAAGCTGGTTAACAACAGGGGCCAAGAATCCGTGAATGACAAGTCTTTCTGCTTCTTTTTTAGTAATACCACGGCTCATTAAATAATACAGTTGAAGCGGGTCGACACGACCGACGGAAGCAGCATGGCCAGCCGTTACATCATCTTCATCAATCAAGAGGATTGGATTGGCATCCCCGCGTGCTTTTTCACTTAACATCAATACGCG
The DNA window shown above is from Peribacillus sp. FSL P2-0133 and carries:
- a CDS encoding cysteine desulfurase, whose protein sequence is MNPYEIRKLFPILDQEVNGQPLVYLDSAATSQKPAAVIEAIEQYYRGYNSNVHRGVHTLGTKATDAYEGAREKVRKFINASSTEEIIFTRGTTTSLNTVARSYGGANIKEGDEIVISYMEHHSNIIPWQQLAKEKGAVLKYIPLQEDCTISLEDVRATITDATKIVSIMQVSNVLGVINPVKEIAKIAHEHGAVMVVDGAQSTPHLKVDVRDLDCDFFAFSGHKMVGPTGIGVLYGKKELLEKMEPIEFGGEMIDFVGLQESTWKELPWKFEGGTPIIAGAIGLGAAIDFLEEIGLDNIERHEHKLAAYAMEKMSAVEGLTIFGPKDAEKRAGVITFNINDVHPHDVATVLDADGIAVRAGHHCAQPLMKWLDVSSTARASFYLYNTEEDIDKLVSGLVKTKEYFSNVF
- the sufU gene encoding Fe-S cluster assembly sulfur transfer protein SufU; protein product: MSFDNLDTLYRQVIMDHYKKPRNKGMLEDGSMTIDMNNPTCGDRIRLTMKIEDGKVSDVKFDGDGCSISMSSASMMTQAIKGKDVDTALALSETFSLMIQGKEYDDEMDLGDIEALQGVSKFPARIKCATLAWKAMEKGLKE